One window of Nostoc sp. TCL26-01 genomic DNA carries:
- a CDS encoding XisH family protein, with the protein MPAKDIFHNTVKIALEKDKWTITDEHLFIQVEDIDFYIDLTAERILAAEKTGKKIAVEIKSFLGASDVTEFHLALGQCLNYRSALRLTEPGRILYLAVPVDVYHEFFRRKFIQRIIDEYQLKLLIFNPEQEEIVIWRD; encoded by the coding sequence ATGCCAGCTAAAGATATATTTCATAACACAGTTAAAATAGCCCTCGAAAAAGATAAATGGACAATTACTGACGAGCATCTATTTATTCAAGTTGAGGATATTGATTTTTACATAGACCTAACAGCAGAGAGAATTTTAGCTGCTGAAAAAACTGGTAAAAAAATAGCAGTAGAGATAAAATCTTTTTTAGGAGCATCGGACGTAACTGAATTTCATCTAGCTCTTGGTCAATGTCTCAACTACCGTTCAGCATTGAGGTTGACCGAACCCGGTCGGATTTTGTATTTAGCCGTTCCAGTAGATGTTTATCATGAGTTTTTTCGTCGGAAGTTTATTCAAAGAATAATAGACGAATATCAGCTAAAATTACTAATTTTTAATCCAGAGCAAGAGGAGATTGTTATATGGAGAGACTAA
- a CDS encoding XisI protein yields MERLNYQEIVQKILESHAKNRSNSQTEVKLLFDTERDRYQVMNIGWQDLTRIFGCIIYVEIKNGKIWIERDGTEIGVANELVEAGVPKQDIVLAFKAPYKRKFTEFAAS; encoded by the coding sequence ATGGAGAGACTAAATTATCAAGAAATAGTCCAAAAAATTCTGGAAAGTCACGCCAAAAATCGCTCAAATAGCCAGACAGAAGTCAAATTGTTATTTGATACTGAGCGCGATCGCTATCAAGTTATGAATATTGGTTGGCAAGACCTAACTCGAATATTTGGTTGTATTATTTACGTAGAAATTAAAAATGGCAAAATTTGGATCGAACGCGATGGAACGGAAATCGGAGTGGCTAATGAATTAGTAGAAGCTGGAGTTCCTAAACAAGATATAGTTTTGGCTTTTAAAGCCCCATACAAACGAAAATTTACTGAGTTTGCTGCTAGTTGA
- a CDS encoding DUF6748 domain-containing protein encodes MNKQSFSYKYSIIPLLGAIILSNGFFAKVSAQDISAPDTTDSALATVKNQEFPQWGYYTIRRDFRKCVSPICGGYFIKQVNLKATPCVDGVFRSECYVSAIDWSSLKVSPYQLVKIQNDDGSRLLLRGNIVPVTFLGFGEFGNLRVKEAFIAATNTPEKGTFVGLKDNGIRCITTPCFSTDQLVLNKPKISQVSSIDLGQTGATQKQLDAATSEIFGKGLIAVGRTEVVENVDPTKRDTKFVTTQFYLRVESN; translated from the coding sequence ATGAACAAACAATCATTTAGCTACAAATACTCAATCATTCCTCTATTAGGCGCAATTATACTTAGCAACGGATTTTTCGCCAAAGTATCTGCTCAAGACATTTCTGCTCCAGACACCACTGATTCTGCACTAGCCACTGTCAAAAACCAAGAGTTTCCACAGTGGGGATATTACACGATACGAAGAGATTTTCGCAAATGTGTTTCTCCTATATGTGGGGGATATTTCATCAAACAAGTCAACTTGAAAGCTACTCCTTGCGTAGATGGCGTTTTTCGCTCCGAATGCTATGTGTCTGCAATTGATTGGAGTTCTCTGAAAGTCTCACCTTACCAACTGGTAAAAATTCAAAATGATGATGGTAGCCGTTTGCTCCTGAGAGGTAACATCGTTCCAGTGACATTTCTCGGATTCGGTGAGTTTGGGAATTTGAGAGTAAAAGAAGCCTTCATAGCCGCTACAAATACCCCCGAAAAAGGTACTTTTGTGGGACTAAAAGACAATGGCATTCGTTGCATTACCACTCCTTGCTTCTCCACAGATCAACTGGTTTTGAATAAGCCGAAGATTTCTCAAGTTTCGTCAATTGATTTGGGTCAAACGGGTGCAACACAAAAACAACTTGACGCAGCAACAAGCGAAATTTTTGGTAAAGGTTTGATTGCTGTAGGTAGAACTGAGGTAGTAGAAAACGTAGACCCAACCAAGAGAGATACTAAGTTTGTCACTACACAATTTTATCTAAGAGTAGAGTCGAACTAA
- a CDS encoding pentapeptide repeat-containing protein, producing the protein MPQDFSYQNLRGRSFKGQNLAGANFSYADIRGTDFTGANLTGANFSHATDGLMWSELIILLTTALFFAILAGLFLPYFAFDTISLLTTKRDLIDLIKVLVLVILGFSFSYLFMRQGLLIASSVIALSATFSGVTSLATSMVSVLVLTLAVTIAAAVGKKAVNITLATSAIAALYTTLYITVVSRKTQPELLTLVMMMTIAQVALSDYISRQALAGKQKYSLVRTFAIIFGIGDGTHFQKSDLTDANFAGATLQSINLLDANVTRTCWLNVKKLDIARFENTYLEQPPVRKLVTTGQGQNKSFDHQNLRGVNLQGANLTDSSFISADLSGANLQDADLSRAKLVQTQLDGTNFTGATLTGAYIEDWNITTNTKFDGVRCEYVYMRLPTKDNPDPHRKPDNRQEVFADGEFGDFIKPIFDTLDLYHSQGVDPRAIAISFKQLAENHPEADLRIVGMEVRGEDKFLLRAKTAIAADKSQLSVEYFATYNQLKALVEQEVQQLIAEKDNRIVDLQTMVVTALQRPSFYAQTYQNQGDTIMPDSSKQVFNNNLQGAQFAGSLVNADTVTAGQIGGNITNYNPEQKQNLAQAAADIQQLLNQLSQTYPTNTTSEKMNVVAKAVDEIESNPTLKARVIGALKAGGTEALKELIDNPLINILLASIDGWQDAE; encoded by the coding sequence ATGCCGCAAGATTTCTCTTATCAGAATCTCCGAGGTCGTTCATTCAAGGGACAAAATTTGGCTGGGGCAAACTTTAGTTATGCAGATATTCGAGGAACAGATTTTACAGGGGCTAATCTAACTGGGGCAAACTTCAGTCATGCTACAGATGGACTGATGTGGAGTGAATTAATTATTTTATTAACTACTGCATTGTTTTTCGCAATATTAGCTGGTTTATTTTTACCTTATTTCGCTTTCGATACTATATCTTTACTTACTACGAAAAGAGACCTAATTGACCTAATTAAAGTGTTGGTATTGGTAATATTAGGATTTTCCTTTAGTTACTTGTTTATGCGTCAAGGCTTATTGATTGCCTCATCTGTTATAGCTTTGTCAGCAACTTTTAGTGGTGTAACGTCTTTGGCAACTAGCATGGTATCTGTTTTAGTTTTAACTTTAGCAGTAACTATAGCTGCGGCTGTGGGTAAAAAAGCTGTGAACATAACATTGGCAACATCAGCAATTGCAGCTTTATATACAACTCTATATATAACTGTAGTATCTAGGAAGACGCAACCAGAATTATTAACTTTAGTTATGATGATGACCATAGCACAGGTTGCATTATCAGATTATATTAGCCGACAAGCTCTAGCAGGAAAGCAAAAATATTCCCTTGTTCGGACTTTTGCAATCATATTCGGAATCGGTGATGGAACTCATTTTCAAAAGAGTGACTTAACAGATGCAAATTTTGCTGGTGCAACACTCCAAAGTATAAATTTGCTAGATGCCAATGTGACTCGCACTTGCTGGTTGAATGTAAAAAAGCTTGACATTGCTCGTTTTGAAAATACTTATCTGGAACAGCCACCAGTACGAAAATTAGTTACGACAGGGCAAGGACAAAATAAAAGCTTTGACCATCAAAATCTACGTGGAGTCAACTTACAAGGAGCCAATCTAACAGATTCCAGCTTTATCAGTGCAGACTTGAGCGGGGCTAACTTACAAGACGCAGACTTATCAAGAGCCAAGCTAGTGCAAACCCAACTAGACGGCACTAACTTCACAGGTGCAACTCTCACAGGAGCATACATCGAAGACTGGAACATTACCACCAACACCAAGTTTGACGGAGTGCGCTGTGAATACGTTTATATGCGCCTGCCCACAAAAGACAACCCCGACCCCCACCGTAAACCAGACAACAGGCAGGAAGTGTTTGCTGATGGTGAGTTTGGAGATTTCATCAAGCCCATCTTCGATACCCTTGACCTCTACCATAGCCAAGGAGTTGACCCCAGAGCGATCGCCATCTCGTTTAAGCAGTTAGCTGAAAATCACCCAGAGGCAGATTTGCGGATTGTTGGTATGGAAGTACGTGGTGAGGACAAGTTTTTACTCCGTGCTAAAACAGCAATCGCCGCAGATAAATCCCAACTGAGTGTGGAATATTTCGCTACATATAATCAGCTAAAAGCTCTAGTAGAACAAGAAGTTCAACAATTAATTGCCGAAAAGGATAATAGAATTGTTGATTTACAAACTATGGTAGTGACAGCACTACAACGCCCCAGCTTCTACGCCCAGACTTATCAAAATCAAGGAGATACCATAATGCCAGATAGCTCAAAACAAGTATTCAACAACAACTTACAGGGCGCTCAATTCGCAGGCAGTCTAGTCAATGCCGACACAGTAACAGCAGGGCAAATCGGCGGCAACATAACCAACTACAACCCAGAGCAAAAGCAGAACCTCGCTCAAGCCGCAGCCGACATTCAGCAGCTTCTCAACCAACTGAGCCAGACATACCCCACGAATACAACATCGGAGAAAATGAATGTTGTGGCTAAGGCTGTGGATGAAATTGAGAGTAACCCAACATTGAAAGCACGGGTGATTGGTGCATTGAAGGCTGGGGGAACGGAAGCATTAAAGGAACTAATCGATAATCCTTTGATTAATATACTGCTGGCATCAATCGACGGATGGCAGGATGCGGAGTAG
- a CDS encoding pentapeptide repeat-containing protein, which produces MANEEHLAILRQGVEVWNEWRDKNRYITVDLSMANLQKKDLRKFNFKGTNLKQANLHGVTLWDADLSEANLRDSNLSMAGLMGANFSKADLRRANLSATNLDSANFSNADLCLTNLSNANLSQANFSKADLSGVILNNTKLKGVILSEETIIAEKWRMVCNLIHGNIATQNLCNADLSEVDLGEIDFSGVNLSGTIFIKSNLSQANLARANLTRANLREADLSEADLSEADLSFANLDEADLSEADLSFANLQQASLINANLVQSNLAESDLSNTDLRGITFSEFDFLYSEFSDDFVESLTYEDIQDINKSTAILTNAVLSNANLSNVSLCGLDLSGVNLSGANLSGANLTECKLSYSNLTKASLENANLKNVQALETDFTSANFTGVCIQDWQINSNTNLNNVICDYIYLRQGQQERRPSSGNFAPGEFTQLFQKSLETVDLIFRNGIDWDAFAYSFKKVEVENQGAQLDVQSIEKKGDGIILVRVAIAPNADKPKIHNDFMQGYEFAAKTLEGQYQGRLEDKDKIINQLFSTINLQNKLLAQTGDKVSIYYQPNSQFAGGIVDAKTVDAQQIGGNIQNNNTEDFPS; this is translated from the coding sequence ATGGCGAATGAGGAGCATCTGGCAATACTGCGGCAAGGGGTAGAGGTTTGGAATGAATGGAGAGATAAGAATAGATATATCACAGTAGACCTTAGCATGGCTAATCTTCAAAAGAAAGACCTTCGCAAATTTAATTTTAAAGGAACAAATTTAAAACAGGCTAATCTTCATGGTGTTACTCTTTGGGACGCTGATCTGAGTGAAGCTAATCTTAGAGACAGTAATCTTAGTATGGCTGGACTGATGGGAGCCAATTTCAGCAAGGCGGATCTTCGTAGAGCGAACCTTAGTGCTACTAATCTTGATAGTGCTAATTTCAGTAATGCTGATTTGTGTTTAACTAATCTGAGTAATGCTAACCTTAGTCAAGCTAATTTTAGTAAGGCTGATTTAAGCGGAGTTATATTAAATAACACAAAATTAAAGGGAGTTATTCTCAGCGAGGAAACAATTATTGCTGAAAAATGGCGTATGGTCTGCAATCTTATTCATGGGAATATAGCAACCCAAAACCTTTGTAATGCTGATTTGAGCGAAGTTGACCTTGGTGAAATTGATTTTAGTGGGGTTAACCTAAGTGGTACTATTTTTATTAAATCTAATCTTTCTCAAGCTAATCTTGCCAGAGCTAATCTTACTAGAGCTAATTTGAGAGAAGCAGACTTAAGCGAAGCTGATTTAAGTGAGGCAGACCTTTCTTTTGCTAATTTAGATGAAGCTGATTTAAGTGAAGCAGACCTTTCTTTTGCCAACCTTCAGCAGGCCAGTCTAATCAATGCAAACCTTGTTCAGTCTAATCTCGCAGAATCAGACTTAAGCAATACGGATTTGCGAGGAATTACCTTTAGTGAATTTGATTTTCTCTACAGTGAATTTTCAGATGATTTCGTAGAATCTCTAACTTACGAAGATATTCAAGATATTAATAAAAGCACAGCTATTTTAACTAACGCAGTTTTGAGCAATGCTAATCTTAGTAATGTTAGCCTTTGTGGACTTGATCTTAGCGGGGTAAATCTGAGCGGAGCAAATTTGAGTGGTGCTAACCTGACAGAATGTAAACTTAGTTACTCTAACTTAACAAAAGCATCTTTAGAAAATGCTAATTTGAAAAACGTTCAAGCTCTAGAAACAGATTTTACTTCAGCAAATTTCACAGGAGTCTGTATACAAGATTGGCAGATAAACAGTAACACAAATCTTAATAACGTAATTTGTGACTATATTTACCTCCGCCAAGGTCAACAAGAACGCCGTCCCAGCAGTGGTAACTTTGCCCCTGGAGAATTCACCCAACTATTCCAAAAATCCCTAGAAACAGTTGACCTAATCTTTCGCAACGGTATCGATTGGGATGCTTTCGCCTACTCCTTCAAAAAAGTAGAAGTCGAAAACCAAGGCGCACAATTGGATGTCCAAAGTATTGAAAAGAAAGGTGATGGCATTATCTTAGTCAGAGTGGCTATTGCCCCTAATGCAGACAAACCGAAAATCCACAACGACTTCATGCAGGGGTATGAATTTGCGGCTAAGACATTGGAAGGGCAGTACCAAGGTAGGTTGGAAGATAAAGATAAAATAATCAACCAGCTATTTTCCACAATTAACCTGCAAAATAAGTTACTAGCTCAGACGGGTGATAAAGTCTCAATTTACTACCAACCGAACTCGCAGTTTGCAGGTGGTATAGTGGATGCCAAGACTGTTGATGCACAGCAAATCGGTGGTAACATTCAAAACAATAACACTGAAGACTTTCCAAGCTAA
- a CDS encoding WD40 repeat domain-containing protein has product MPDSQDPKQVNNNDLSNAQFGGGFINAESVNAGQIGGDVYNIYLGKPILDNPKSSPSQKQQAHKESKSSETQYSSDTLGQECEIGKYSLNGHSGAIQSVAISPDGRLLASASSDTTVKLWDLSNRKLLFSMNSHSTVTRAVAFSLDGQTLASSSNVDVQDGNIKLWDVSTGSLKRIIGGGVSTFRVNCLAFSLDGKVLASGQVNTVKLWNWQTGEEIRTLWGHAIDVNTVVFTPDGKHLVAGCSQGDIKIWEWQTGNLLRTLNQTSDLFGVIASFILQGLWWVTVSPDGQLIASCGYGQPINIWNFNTGKIISTLNHQSGGVHYVAFSPDGQVLASGGQDKTIKFWNVKNGDLLYSFEHQDAVNCLAFSQNGKLLASGGEDKAIRIWTTSF; this is encoded by the coding sequence ATGCCAGACTCCCAAGACCCGAAGCAAGTCAATAACAACGACTTAAGCAATGCTCAGTTTGGCGGTGGGTTTATTAATGCTGAGTCAGTAAACGCAGGGCAGATAGGTGGCGATGTCTACAATATTTACCTTGGGAAGCCAATATTAGATAATCCAAAATCATCACCTAGCCAAAAGCAGCAAGCGCATAAAGAAAGCAAAAGTAGCGAAACACAGTATTCTTCCGATACATTAGGTCAAGAATGTGAAATAGGTAAATATTCGCTAAATGGTCATTCAGGAGCAATTCAATCAGTAGCAATCAGCCCAGATGGACGATTACTTGCTAGTGCCAGCAGTGATACAACAGTTAAACTCTGGGATTTAAGTAATCGAAAATTACTGTTTAGTATGAATAGTCATTCAACTGTCACTAGAGCCGTAGCTTTTAGTCTAGACGGACAAACTCTTGCTAGTAGTAGCAATGTAGATGTACAAGATGGCAATATCAAATTATGGGATGTGTCCACTGGTTCCTTAAAACGAATTATCGGCGGGGGAGTCTCAACTTTTCGAGTTAATTGTTTGGCTTTCAGCCTAGATGGTAAAGTTCTTGCTAGTGGTCAAGTTAACACGGTAAAACTCTGGAATTGGCAAACAGGAGAAGAAATAAGAACTTTGTGGGGACACGCGATTGATGTTAATACTGTGGTATTTACTCCAGATGGAAAGCATCTTGTCGCTGGATGTTCTCAAGGAGATATCAAAATTTGGGAGTGGCAGACTGGTAATCTGTTACGCACACTCAATCAAACTTCAGATTTGTTTGGTGTAATCGCATCTTTTATTCTTCAAGGGCTTTGGTGGGTAACAGTTAGTCCAGATGGACAACTGATTGCCAGTTGTGGTTATGGACAGCCCATCAATATCTGGAACTTCAATACGGGCAAAATTATTTCTACTCTCAATCATCAATCAGGTGGCGTTCATTATGTTGCGTTTAGCCCAGATGGTCAAGTTCTTGCTAGTGGTGGTCAAGATAAGACCATTAAGTTTTGGAACGTCAAGAATGGAGATTTGCTTTACAGCTTTGAACATCAAGATGCAGTGAATTGTCTTGCTTTCAGCCAAAATGGCAAGCTGTTAGCTAGTGGAGGCGAAGATAAAGCAATTAGAATTTGGACGACATCTTTTTAA
- a CDS encoding NACHT domain-containing NTPase, translating into MPDSQDPKQVNNNDLRNSQFGGGLINAENVNAGRIGGDIWNIFFGGQQTIPVGNPTRPKNERILLAAVKEEVTARLRQSLHNAVLINLGKESQPQQVKRPWDAEIKIGLKPAEPLPDTTTILEVFDSEEIAGKSLILGAPGSGKTTTLLELAQALINRAEEQPDYPVPVLFNLSSWKDNRQSITDWLVAELKSKYGVSTKLGNEWVADHQLLPFLDGLDELEPQRQDSCVHGINQFLAGETRPLYLVVCSRSEEYSNYTALLQLNGAISLQPLTSNQICDYLTSINYLELWSTISNDLDLLELVRTPLLLSVTVLASQEISVQQWQYLTFTADPLQYMLDAYIGRMLTRNINNKAYLLIKKYNSKKTRMWLVWLARQMRMEAKTEFLIEEMQPSLLKSKSAKIIYNLIVWGSIQMLIAGLTSGLINGLIIGSIDRLINGLANGLIGGLIGGAINGSFGEIIELKIEEINFISSNKFFSKTVMRWLINGLIGGLTGSLISGLIFGLIGGLIGGIIFGLIGGLIGGLLFGIIGDKIEAVESIQFSPYNLRNGLFLGLILGLFNGLISGIILYPTLGVINTLIRGIISVLVGSLIGGLLLGFHGLEIEEKTIPNQGIWQSAKNTIRFSSLLFLPSTILIFFIQRTLQTNSSPVKILILSLVSGLFLGLLGGIPRSGTPVIKHFTLRLILYFNGYIPWNYARFLDYCTERMLLQRVGGRYRFIHKLLQDHFAQMEFRRD; encoded by the coding sequence ATGCCGGACTCTCAAGACCCGAAGCAAGTCAATAACAACGACTTACGCAATTCTCAGTTTGGTGGCGGGTTGATTAATGCTGAGAATGTTAATGCTGGCAGAATAGGCGGGGACATCTGGAATATTTTCTTTGGGGGGCAGCAGACAATACCAGTGGGCAACCCGACTCGACCAAAGAACGAGCGCATACTACTGGCCGCAGTTAAAGAAGAAGTGACTGCACGATTAAGGCAATCTCTACACAATGCCGTTCTGATTAACTTAGGGAAGGAGTCACAACCCCAGCAGGTAAAGCGCCCTTGGGATGCAGAAATAAAAATTGGTTTAAAGCCGGCTGAACCTCTCCCAGACACCACAACAATTTTAGAAGTTTTTGATTCAGAAGAAATTGCAGGCAAATCATTAATTTTGGGTGCGCCAGGATCAGGCAAAACTACTACGCTGTTAGAACTGGCTCAAGCTTTAATCAACCGTGCCGAAGAACAGCCTGATTATCCTGTTCCTGTTTTATTCAACTTGTCCTCATGGAAAGATAACCGACAATCGATAACTGACTGGTTGGTAGCTGAACTCAAATCTAAATATGGTGTTTCAACCAAACTAGGTAATGAATGGGTTGCAGATCACCAATTACTACCATTTCTTGATGGCTTAGATGAGCTTGAACCACAACGTCAAGATTCTTGCGTCCATGGTATTAATCAGTTTTTAGCAGGCGAAACAAGACCGCTTTATCTAGTCGTTTGTAGCCGAAGTGAAGAATATAGTAACTACACCGCTTTATTACAACTTAACGGTGCTATTTCTTTACAGCCTTTAACCAGTAATCAGATTTGTGATTATCTAACATCAATAAATTATTTAGAACTTTGGTCAACCATTAGTAATGATTTAGATTTACTAGAGTTGGTTAGAACTCCCTTACTACTCAGTGTTACTGTCTTAGCATCTCAGGAAATCTCCGTTCAACAATGGCAGTATCTGACTTTTACAGCAGACCCTCTTCAGTATATGCTAGACGCTTATATAGGTAGAATGTTAACACGGAATATTAATAATAAGGCATATTTACTTATCAAAAAGTATAACTCTAAAAAAACGCGAATGTGGCTTGTTTGGTTAGCCAGACAAATGCGGATGGAAGCCAAAACGGAGTTTTTGATAGAAGAAATGCAACCTAGTTTGTTAAAAAGCAAAAGTGCCAAGATTATTTATAATTTAATAGTCTGGGGGAGTATACAAATGCTGATAGCTGGGCTAACTTCAGGATTAATTAATGGGCTAATTATTGGCTCAATTGATAGGTTAATCAATGGTTTAGCTAATGGCTTGATTGGAGGACTTATTGGAGGAGCGATTAATGGTTCATTTGGTGAAATCATAGAGTTAAAAATAGAAGAAATAAATTTTATTAGCTCTAATAAGTTCTTTAGCAAAACTGTTATGAGATGGCTAATTAATGGATTAATTGGTGGTCTAACTGGTAGTCTGATATCTGGTTTAATTTTTGGTTTAATTGGCGGTTTAATTGGTGGGATAATTTTTGGTTTAATTGGCGGTCTAATTGGCGGTTTACTTTTTGGAATAATTGGAGATAAAATTGAAGCAGTTGAAAGTATACAATTTTCTCCTTATAATTTAAGAAATGGATTATTTTTAGGGTTGATTTTAGGTTTGTTCAATGGCTTAATTTCTGGAATTATTTTATATCCTACTTTAGGAGTAATTAATACGTTAATTAGAGGAATAATTTCTGTACTAGTTGGCAGCTTAATTGGTGGTTTACTTTTAGGGTTTCATGGTTTGGAAATTGAAGAAAAAACTATTCCTAACCAAGGTATATGGCAATCTGCTAAAAATACTATTAGGTTCTCATCTTTGTTATTTTTACCTTCTACAATATTAATATTTTTTATCCAACGAACTTTACAGACTAATTCTAGTCCAGTCAAGATTTTGATTTTGAGCTTAGTGTCTGGATTATTTTTGGGACTATTAGGGGGGATACCTAGAAGTGGAACGCCAGTTATTAAACACTTCACCCTACGCCTCATCCTCTACTTCAACGGTTACATTCCTTGGAACTACGCCCGTTTCCTCGACTACTGCACCGAGCGTATGCTGCTCCAGCGCGTCGGTGGACGTTATCGCTTCATCCACAAACTGCTGCAAGACCACTTCGCTCAAATGGAGTTTAGGCGAGATTAA
- a CDS encoding AAA-like domain-containing protein, whose amino-acid sequence MPDDQDPKQVTNNDLPDSQFAGGLINANTVNAGQIGGNVYNIHFGPQATSDNSSPSRQQTNRLQQERESIYKAYTLQSQKVANIRNAWVIETDPSRKFQYGQQLQTEERTLQELGDKLETIEQKLSKVDNEQTKTNANIYIKRPPIEEKCYNAIVQPGALIRIKAPQRMGKTLLLEKILDHTRGQGYQTAKLDLKLADVENLANLKTFLQWLCVDVADSLDLEPQLDKHWQEVFGLNKNCTRYFQKYLLSVTDAPLVLSIDNFERLFDYPEIFPQFCLLLRGWYEAAKQGDKIGNIWKKLRLVVVHSTESYPSLDTNHSPFNVGLPIELPEFNDQQVLDLAEQQGLNMFGEQGLNGLMGLVGGHPYLVQSAITALSSANAHLKSQQILLEELLRLAPTEQGIFSDHLRQQLWHLQHNPQLETGYKRVVMTDVPVRLDTEVAFKLHSLGLVKLVSNDCVASCDLYRQYFSTRLG is encoded by the coding sequence ATGCCTGACGACCAAGATCCAAAGCAAGTCACTAATAACGACTTACCCGATTCTCAGTTTGCCGGAGGGTTGATTAATGCTAATACGGTGAATGCTGGGCAAATTGGTGGGAATGTCTACAATATTCACTTTGGGCCGCAGGCAACATCAGATAATTCATCCCCATCACGACAGCAAACAAACCGATTGCAACAAGAAAGAGAATCAATATACAAAGCATACACATTGCAAAGCCAGAAAGTTGCAAATATAAGAAACGCATGGGTAATTGAGACAGACCCATCCCGTAAGTTTCAATATGGACAACAGCTTCAGACTGAAGAACGCACTTTACAAGAGCTTGGTGACAAGTTAGAAACTATTGAACAAAAGCTTTCAAAAGTTGACAATGAACAGACTAAAACAAACGCAAACATATATATTAAACGTCCACCGATTGAAGAAAAATGCTACAACGCAATTGTTCAGCCTGGGGCGTTAATTCGCATCAAAGCCCCCCAAAGAATGGGTAAAACTCTTTTACTAGAGAAAATATTAGACCATACCAGAGGGCAGGGCTATCAAACAGCAAAGCTCGATTTAAAACTAGCTGATGTTGAAAATCTAGCTAACTTAAAAACATTCCTGCAATGGTTGTGTGTTGATGTAGCAGATAGCTTGGATTTAGAACCACAACTAGATAAGCACTGGCAAGAAGTGTTTGGGCTGAATAAAAACTGTACTCGCTATTTTCAAAAATATTTACTATCGGTCACAGATGCACCCCTAGTTTTGTCCATCGACAACTTTGAGCGACTGTTTGATTATCCAGAGATTTTCCCTCAGTTCTGCTTACTGCTGAGGGGATGGTATGAAGCAGCCAAGCAAGGTGACAAGATTGGCAACATCTGGAAGAAACTGCGCCTTGTAGTAGTTCATTCCACTGAATCCTACCCCTCTCTCGATACTAATCACTCTCCGTTTAACGTTGGGTTGCCCATTGAGTTACCTGAATTTAATGATCAACAAGTATTAGACCTTGCTGAACAACAGGGTTTAAATATGTTTGGAGAACAGGGCTTAAATGGGTTGATGGGTTTGGTTGGGGGACATCCTTATTTGGTACAGTCTGCGATAACTGCGTTAAGCTCCGCTAACGCACATCTGAAAAGCCAGCAGATACTGTTAGAAGAACTTTTGAGACTTGCCCCAACAGAGCAAGGAATATTCAGCGACCACCTGCGACAACAACTGTGGCATTTACAACATAATCCCCAGCTTGAGACAGGGTATAAAAGAGTAGTAATGACAGATGTACCTGTCAGGTTAGATACTGAAGTTGCATTCAAGTTACATAGCTTGGGCTTAGTAAAACTTGTTAGTAATGATTGCGTTGCTAGTTGTGATTTGTATCGCCAGTATTTCTCAACTCGTTTGGGTTAG